The DNA segment AAGCTCGCCTATGACCCGGACGTGAAGGCTCTGGTCATCAACCAGGCCGTACCGGGAACGAACGCGGCGGTGGACAAGCTGCTCGAGACGCGGGACGATGTCTTTATCGTCTACAGCACTCCCCAGGAGAATCCCCCCGATGTGGCGTCCAGGGCCCAGCTCATCCTGCAGCCCGACGAACTGGCCATGGGCAACGCCATTCCCGTCCAGGCGAAGAAGCTCGGCGCGAAGGTCTTCGTTCACTATTCATTCCCCCGCCACATGTCCCAGGTGCTTCTTTCCTCCCGCAGGGAGCTCATGAAGAAGAAGTGCGCCGAGATCGGCCTCGAGTTCGTGGACGCCACGGCTCCGGACCCCACCGGCGACTCCGGTCTTCCCGGCGCCCAGCAGTTCATCCTTGAGGACGTGCCGAAGATGGTGGCGAAATACGGCAAGGACACGGCGTTCTTCTCCACGAACTGCGCCATGCAGATCCCCCTGATCAAGGCCGTCGTCGATACCGGCGCCATCTATCCCCAGCCCTGCTGCCCGTCGCCCTACCACGGCTTCCCCACGGCTCTCGGCATCGAGTCCGACAGCTCCAAGCCCGGCGACCTCCAGCACGTCATCGATGAAACCCGGCGGATCCTGAAGGAAAAGGGCATGTCCGGCAGGCTTTCCACGTGGCCGGTGCCCGTGGCCATGATGTCCACCGTGGCCTCCACGGAATACGCCTTCAAGGTCATGGCGGGCGAGGTTCCCTTCGACAAGCTCGACATGAAGGTT comes from the Aminivibrio pyruvatiphilus genome and includes:
- a CDS encoding DUF3798 domain-containing protein — translated: MKKVFCVLLAAVMIFSLAAPVLAAAGKVAIVTNTVSQNEEEYRSAQEMVAKYGDRIVHVTWPDNFMAEQEQMVSVVAKLAYDPDVKALVINQAVPGTNAAVDKLLETRDDVFIVYSTPQENPPDVASRAQLILQPDELAMGNAIPVQAKKLGAKVFVHYSFPRHMSQVLLSSRRELMKKKCAEIGLEFVDATAPDPTGDSGLPGAQQFILEDVPKMVAKYGKDTAFFSTNCAMQIPLIKAVVDTGAIYPQPCCPSPYHGFPTALGIESDSSKPGDLQHVIDETRRILKEKGMSGRLSTWPVPVAMMSTVASTEYAFKVMAGEVPFDKLDMKVLEQCMADYAKVAVSATPYVDEAGKKYDNYLFVLMDFLTY